In Mytilus edulis chromosome 6, xbMytEdul2.2, whole genome shotgun sequence, the following proteins share a genomic window:
- the LOC139527443 gene encoding uncharacterized protein isoform X4: MDTGIFDDNRYFDVTADFCKASPNDLLGKYTVVNRGPDPAIIHVLPQIWFRNVWSWGEANYCCPEKKPYLKQVGHNKVLCYHPTLGICQSRQRVFSSGDDVIEEQAERTTYPFYFEVDVGPENHPPQLLFTENDTNYEKLYGTGNQSPYVKDAFHEYIVKGNVKAVNPQHIGTKCGAHYSVFLNPGQKAQIRIRLYYEKEAPPETFGTRDFDFIFQQRKLEADLFYDEVIKNHHKQERNIIRQAYAGLLWSKQFYYYVIEEWLRGDKGHPPPPFCRREGRNAEWGHLFNRDVISMPDKWEYPWYAAWDLAFHMIPMAHVDIQYAKEQLLLMMREWYMHPNGQIPAYEFAFDDVNPPVHCYAVLKVYKATGPKGKRDLVFLARCFHKLVLNFTWWINRKDIDGKNIFSGGFLGLDNIGVFDRSKPLDCGGKIAQADATAWVAFFCLIMLEISLILAKRDHVYEDMASKFFEHFVAIVDAINKKDGIGLWDEKDGFYYDHLHTNNHTCPMKILSMVGLVPLFSCMVLREDNMKQFPGFYKRTKWFLENRKDLSKTISFMCGREKKPNPNLLLAIVNKEKLQKVLQHLLNENEFLSPYGIRSLSKHHKEQPFVLDDNTARVGYEPGESESKLFGGNSNWRGPIWFPMNYLIIENLFRYDYYYGESLKVECPTGSGNLMRLSDVAKELSHRLADIFLPDLTGHRPCHGPSEKYDKDPYFKDLILFYEFFHGDTGRGCGASHQTGWTALIANTMKYMHKWTLENDSDMSDNEEGSFRPRLHTH; encoded by the exons ATGGATACTG GTATATTTGACGATAATCGTTACTTTGATGTAACAGCAGATTTCTGTAAAGCCAGCCCAAATGATCTCCTAGGGAAATATACTGTGGTCAACAGGGGACCAGATCCAGCTATAATACATGTTCTCCCACAGATCTGGTTCAGAAATGTGTGGTCCTGGGGAGAGGCAAACTAT TGTTGTCCTGAGAAGAAACCATATCTGAAACAAGTAGGGCATAACAAGGTTCTATGCTATCATCCAACTCTAG GTATATGTCAGTCGCGTCAGAGAGTCTTTAGTTCAGGAGATGATGTTATAGAAGAACAAGCTGAGCGCACAACAT ATCCATTTTACTTTGAGGTTGATGTTGGTCCAGAGAATCACCCACCACAACTGTTATTTACAGAGAATGATACAAATTATGAAAAGCTGTATGGAACAGGGAATCAGTCACCTTATGTAAAAGATGCCTTCCATGAATATATAGTAAAGG GTAATGTGAAAGCTGTGAATCCACAGCACATTGGCACCAAGTGTGGAGCACATTACAGTGTATTCCTGAATCCAGGACAAAAAGCCCAAATTAGGATCCGACTGTATTATGAGAAAGAGGCACCACCTGAAACCTTTGGCACTAGAGATTTTGACTTTATATTCCAGCAGAGAAAGTTAGAGGCTGATCTGTTCTATGATGAA GTGATAAAGAATCATCATAAACAAGAAAGAAACATCATACGACAAGCCTATGCTGGTTTACTATGGAGTAAACAGTTCTACTATTACGTGATCGAGGAATGGCTACGAGGGGATAAAGGTCACCCACCACCACCTTTCTGTCGGAGAGAGGGGAGGAATGCAGAATGGGGTCATCTGTTCAACAGGGATGTAATCTCAATGCCAGATAAATGGGAATACCCATGG tatGCAGCGTGGGACCTAGCCTTCCATATGATCCCCATGGCTCATGTAGATATACAGTATGCCAAAGAACAACTGTTGTTAATGATGAGAGAATGGTACATGCATCCAAATGGACAG ATCCCAGCTTACGAGTTTGCTTTTGATGATGTGAATCCACCTGTCCATTGTTATgctgtactaaaagtttataaagcAACCGGACCCAAAGGAAAAAGAGATTTAGTCTTCCTTGCCAGATGTTTCCATAAACTGGTTCTTAATTTTACATG GTGGATAAACAGGAAGGATATAGATGGTAAGAACATCTTCTCTGGAGGTTTTCTGGGTCTGGACAACATTGGAGTGTTTGACAGATCTAAACCATTAGACTGTGGTGGCAAGATTGCTCAGGCGGATGCCACAGCTTGGGTGGCTTTCTTCTGTCTTATCATGCTGGAGATAAGCCTCATCCTGGCCAAGAGGGATCATGTCTATGAAGATATGGCCAGTAAATTCTTTGAACACTTTGTGGCTATTGTTGACGCTATCAACAAAAAGGATGGGATAG GTCTTTGGGATGAGAAGGATGGGTTTTACTATGATCATTTACATACTAACAACCATACCTGTCCAATGAAGATCCTGTCTATGGTAGGACTAGTTCCTCTATTCTCCTGTATGGTTCTCAGGGAGGATAACATGAAACAATTCCCAGgattttataaaagaacaaaatgGTTTCTGGAAAACAGAAAAGACTTGTCCAAAACG ATATCATTCATGTGTGGCAGAGAGAAAAAGCCAAATCCAAATTTGTTGCTGGCCATTGTTAACAAGGAAAAGCTGCAAAAAGTTCTCCAGCATCTTCTAAATGAGAATGAGTTTCTGTCACCTTATGGTATTAGATCTTTGTCAAAG CATCATAAAGAACAACCCTTTGTACTGGACGACAACACAGCTAGGGTTGGGTATGAACCTGGAGAGTCTGAAAGTAAACTGTTTGGTGGTAACAGTAATTGGAGAGGACCTATCTGGTTCCCAA TGAATTACCTGATTATAGAGAACCTATTCAGATATGACTATTATTACGGGGAAAGTTTGAAGGTGGAATGTCCGACAGGGTCAGGAAATCTAATGAGACTGAGTGATGTAGCTAAGGAGTTATCCCATCGGTTAGCTGACATATTCCTACCCGACCTTACAGGACATCGACCTTGTCATG gCCCCAGTGAAAAGTATGACAAGGATCCTTACTTCAAAGATCTCATTTTATTTTATGAGTTTTTCCATGGTGACACAGGTAGAGGATGTGGAGCAAG CCATCAGACAGGATGGACAGCACTGATAGCCAACACAATGAAGTACATGCACAAATGGACACTGGAAAATGATAGTGATATGAGTGATAACGAGGAAGGCAGCTTTAGACCAAGGCTACATACACATTAG